A segment of the Lolium perenne isolate Kyuss_39 chromosome 3, Kyuss_2.0, whole genome shotgun sequence genome:
AGCTATGCAAATCACCAAGCCACTTTTATATTCAGCTTGCCATGATCAAGAGGCTTGAACAAGATAGCTCTAAACTCTTTGAGCTTGAGGGTTCCAACACTCTTGGATCACAGTTCTGTATCATCCCTCGAGTTGATGGTGCTCCAGACATCTCAAGCTGTCCAGTACAGTGGTACCGTGTAATTTCTGGAGGCAGCAGAGAGCTCATATCAGGTATGTAAGCAGATGAATAGCTCACAGAGCTTGCTAGACTTCTTCCATGACCATTGAGAGGAACAAAGTCATCTGCAGGCTATCTTTGTAGCAAATTAACTAAGTTCCATTAGAATGTCTACCTTTCTGGATCATAGCTTTTCTTCCTTTATATGCTTACGTTTTATATCTCCTGCTGCAGGAGCAACAAGACTTACATATGCTCCAGAACCATTTGATGTTGGCCAATTGTTGCAAGCGGAGATAGTTTTGAAAGCAGATAAAGTTACAGTTCAGACAGATGGTCCTATAAATCCTGGTTAGGCCTTTCTGCACTTCCCTTTTAAAATGTCATATCTCTGTGCAATATCAAGCATTACCAAGTTCCACACATCGCAGACCCAATATTTACTATTCCAACTCATGAAATTTAACTGTTTTCCCTAAATTGAGCCTTACACTAATTCCATTGTTTTGAAGTAGAGGTTAATAACACAAACATCTATTTTGACCAGATAAGGTATAAGCACCATTTCATCTGTCTTGTTATGTTATATGAATTTGTCTCATGTTGCAAATTTCCAATAGCCCTGCTTGTTTAACTGCATGTTTGTCACACAAACAATCTTAGTCATTGATATTTGATAAAACCTTGTGTAAATGACTGACCTGTTGTACTTTGAACAGCTTCAGGTCTGGAACGATATGTGGACTCGCTAATGAAAAGAACAGATACTGAGTTCACTGTATGAATCCTCTTCGCCTATATGATATCAGTATACAAAACTCTTTGAGTGACCACCTTTCATTATTTTACTAAACACATTATGGTTATCCATATCAATTTGGGGGGACTGGTTGGATCTGGGGATCCAAGCCCAAAAAAAGTAACTATGAACAAACACACCCCAATTTCCCACTTCTAAACAAGACCTTCATTTTCTTCCCTCAATTCAAGTAAAATAGGAGTCGAGTTTATCTGAAGTTTGGCATGAACGTTGGGCCAGCTACGAAAAGGAAaattttgttatttgcagcaggaACATCCACCGATTTACAAATTTTATTATTAACCAGTGAactgaacattttcttaatataatTTAATCAAAGCTTGCATCTGTTCTGCTCTGTAGGTTGTAGTCACCCAAATGAATGGGAATGATTACTCATCGAACTCTGTCCATGTATTTCATATTGGAAAACTGAGAATAAAGCTTCGAAAAGGAAGATCTACAAAAGCAAGAGAGTCATATTCCACCACAATGAAGGTAAAGTGAAAGGCTTTCTAAGATATACATGTAACTGAAATGACGTCTACTATGTTCTAGTGTTTTGCATCCCAGACTTGTTTTCGGCCAGATAGTAGCAGCAGATCTGCATAGAATATCTTTAATAACATGGCTGACCAGTTTACAGCAATATAAGCTCTCCTAGGTCTGCTGATTGTATTTCTGGAACAAACAAGGGCTCCATATAAGTTTGTGGAAATTTAAGAATGTTATCTCATCATTGGTCCTCTTCTGTTACGGATTGATGGAACATCAAATATGCAATTTGATTGGAACTGGCAGAGAATTTCACCATATATCTGACAATCTATTTTTTTCTTTGCCAATCTTAAGCTGTGTGGAAGCCGCGGTGGTGGTAATGCTGCGGCTTGTGCAGTTTTCTGGCAAGCTAGGAAAGGCCTATCCTACACATTAGCTTTCGAAACCGACAGGGATAGGAATGCTGCAATCATGCTTGCTCGGAAATTTGCTTCCAATTGCAATGTGAGTGTGTTTTTGTAGAAGATCTCACATTTAAGTTCATTGTGCTCAAGGATCTGCTTCGATTGTATGAACTTAGGAAGGATCGTGTTTACACCTTTCATCTGCTCAATGCAGGTTGTTCTCACTGGACCGGGTGATCAAGTACATGGTGGCGGCTGACGAAGTAATTATGCCTGGCTTGACAACATTGTGTATGTAATTAGATTGTGAATTTGGGAGCTTGTCTATTTGTGTTTGTGTGAGAGTAGAGGTTGTACACGAGGCTTTCCCTTTTCAACACGTCCTGTGAAGGCAATCTTTTTATTTGCCTGCCTGCAGCTCTAAAGATGTGCAGCACACGTTGATTGATTTTATCTTGTGTATTTTATATGTCTGGCACTTGAGAAAAAAAAAGGCTTTCAAGTGTAGCCCAGGAGCTTTCCCTTGAGTTGTCAAGAAATGTACAGATCAAAGAGAATTATTTCAGCTATGATGTATGTATTTCTTGTCCTTGCTGCGAGTAGAATAATTGACATTTCATTACAGTTTAAGGTATATGATGCCACCAGCATTTGTTTAGGTAGGAGTAATTAATAAAGAGAATGTTGTAAAAAAATGCACACATCATCTGCAAGCACTCTGCTGTATATATCTTGAATGCCCTAGAATATTAAGGTTTACCTTAGACCGAACATATTCTTCTGTTACGAAACATATTCTTTAATTCGGAGTCACTGTAGCTGGTCAAACCTGCTACGGAACGGAATCTCTCTGAGGTGTTCAAAATCCATGTGAGAAGGATAGTTTGTGTATGTAATGCAACCGTTACTACAGGACAGCGCATAGGCCACTGCGGTGTACGAAGCTCACACCTCACTCCGAGACGTTTGTCACATGTAAGCGCAATGGAAGTGGACACATCCACAAGATATCTTCAATCCAAAGCCACAGTATCACTGGGGCTTTTGTCAGTGCGGGTTGGACCACGATTTCACATGCCTCTCAGTTTCAGCCATCGGTAGTAGTAGTACTTGCTCAGTGGTGTGAGTAAATGAAGGTTTGAAACTGTTTTCAGATGGACGGGTAATTTTATTTTTGAGGTAAAAGTTGGACTCATGATTTAGGTTTTTGAATCTCAACCTGATATCCTATGTTAGGGGTAATTTCTACCCAAGGTGAAGCCACCGGTATAGATAGTGGGTTCCATTTTTTTACTTGGTATTTTGTGTCCTTCTGAATGGCACATTTGACCAGGGTTAAGAATGTGTGTCAAGTTTTACTAGTCAGAGAGTCATGGATCCTCTCACAAAAGGCCAGTCAGATTGACATGTGGGCCCGTGTCAGGCGGCCACCACATGTAAGTGACTCGATGTGGTGACGGTTATCTTCTTCCGAGTTAAGAGTTGTCTGATAATATTACCCATAATAATTAGGAGGGTCACATTACCCATAATTAGGAGGGATATAAAATATGTGACATAGTCCAACTTGTCTACATTTCATGGTTCAGTGATTTTAAATTTCAAGGGTTTATGGTGATTTTAACCAAATTTTTTTTGAACCTGATTTTAACCAATTTAGTAGCAACGGAGGTTAAACCATCTCTTGTGGTCAATGAAAACAAACCACAAGATGTATCGCATAATACATGGAACCAAATTCCAAAACCCATCCTAGACAATACCCCTAGCCCGAAGTGCACCAATCCCACAATATTAGTTGGAGTGAACACAAATGCGCCATAATTAAGCTCATTTGAAGGTTGAGTGAGTTGAGTGGGTTCCATCTTTTACCGAGTATATTGCTTATTGACACTTTTTACTAGGTTTAAAACTGTAAGTGAAGTTTTATCAGAATTAAGAGCTACAAGTCCCCAAGTTACCATAACTAAGAATTAGGAGAGATTTACAATTTGTAACAAGCTCAATGGGTATGCATTTTATTTTAGTGTCTACCCTGATTTTTAACCAATTCAGTGGCAGTGGAGGTTTGACCATGTCTCATGGTCAATAAATCTAGATTCCAAGATATATTATGGATACACAAAAACCAAATTTCAATCCTCAACACAACAGAGGTGTACCTACAGTGAAAACAACATGATATCGCTCTGGAAAGTCACAATTTTTAATCGACATTTTGGGGGGAATCATACACTAATACAAATATAAAAGAGACCAGTTTTCACCGAGTGCCATGTGGACCCTGTAGCATAATCTAGGTACGCCCTGATCCTATGAAGTTTGTTGCAGTAAACACAAACGTGCAAACAGTAAGCTCATTTGATAGTCAAATACACATAAATTAAACATGCCACTAAGTTTTAAAACACCCAATTTTCTAGTAATGAGAGGACATGAGGGGCCGATGATTGGGAAAAATCGTAAATCTCCATCAGGCTAGTCTTTTGGGTTGAGTTACGGTTGAGGCTTTATTTGGTTGTTGGCTCCGTGAAAATGAGTTTGTAAAAAAAGAGCCACACTACTCGAaatggcgatttgcacaaaaataacccttttgtcaaactatagcacagactgaccccccggcgaaactatttcacggatctaacccttttgtgtggcgcccccctcacgggcgccacacatgcccatgtggcgcccctggccctggcgccacacacccatccgacgtggcccgtcgacgctgagctggtgaccccgatccgacgtggcagcacgagtggcgccgctgtcgccggcgccacactttgaaagtgtggcgcccgtggcaagggtgccacacatccacttaagtttggccgcgcgcgcccagcccagcccgaccagttctttctttctttctctgttcttctcctccctctccccccatcccggttctctctctcctccctctcccccccaccaaatccaccaccaaatcgtcagatctgtccgtggagatcgttccccatccatttgtcaaggtaatctccttcaaatcttctccattcatccactaatttcatagatcgggctaaatttggacatgaaccctagacatgttttttttttcttttgtgcactctatattgtattgtttgtgttggagatggtagcctcatgtatgcatgtgtttgaaccatagatttgtagaaatctacatatgaaatttcacatgtatgtgtatgaactctatgtatgtatgtgtatgtatgtgtatgaacccacatgtatgcctagtatttgtgatagagtaactcatatttgttagtggaatggatcgtaatatggttcaaaaatgtaaacatgtaggatggccggtcccggtggacggggaaggggccgccgcggtcctgggcgccccccgggccggggaaggggccgccgcggtggagcaacaagggccccacggtcaccgtcacctgcatcctcctcgtcttcgcatgaggaacgctgcttcgagttcctcctccgcatcgacaacgacccactcggcatcaagcggctaccggacaagttcgccgagttcgtcgacggccacgagccggcgcacttgcagctacgggaggctagctgcaacttctgccgctggtccgtggaggtcctgttcgacgggcagggcaagatgtacctgcacacggggtgggacaagttcgcccgtgacctccacctcgagcccggctgccagctcaccttcctgtacgagggggacggcgagatgatcgtcaaggtgttcgacgacaccgcctgctgtgagtggctacacaacttgttatgtgccaagagggcccttttttgaaaggtcgtgcacggacaacccatgggcaccttttatccacacattttagcgtgtaccgcttcttcaagtccgagtgaacaacgatgtaagggcgatgatgcttaatggagaactccttcaaccatatcTTCAATTCCAAGAATGTATCAAACGTTAGCCCTTTAGAGATCATAGCCGTCCTaccatccacatctctcttggattgtggcctagctccaagaagtaaacttttgccaccatcaaccacggctccatccgcaagactaacatcacggaacaatggtacccggatatcccgtctggttaccttcttgaagatctcggctctttcggcttccttagccgtgaagccatcctcgtcaacctcctcttcgggtccatcatcatccgagtccgacgcatagcatcgggaataaggaatggagtggtccatctcctcttgcgtccaatatttatccaaatcaccgatattgttgcaattcatctcgaaaccatcatcaccatcgtcatgctcatcatactcattatccaacggaggttgttgggcaatgggagattggacaatgggagattgggtggcctcttcttggctcatgggtggaggagtcctctctcgaacgggggaggagggccggttaaggtcaagctcgatacaagcctcaaccgtcttggttgcaaacaactccaaagccttatcttgtgacccggccaccgtctccttgtaaatggaccaacgttgctcggagttgatacgcattatcttccaacgggtgtgcattccaaaccccacattatgccttccctctagctcaacaccatcatttggctcattccaattcaactcaaccctaacttgtgctaccacctccgcaaagctagggctaacgtcaaacaccaagtcaacctcttccgggtccggctctatgtttcccttcaagaaagcatccttctccacatgatgaacatggaCAATTCTAtccatccccctagcataatatgaacaacacatacatacatgtgttcattagttaccataatcaacataatctacccatacaaactagcacactaccatttcttctacttcaacaaccctaacatccaaccaaatccatctccaccctcaaatcaaccaaatccacatctagggtttcatATATACATTGGAgcaaatacacaaaatcaatggatgaaaagaggggaaacggaggagattacctcaagcaacgagttgggaacgatctccacggacagatctgacgatttggtggttgatttggtgggggggagagagggggagagagaaaACCGGGCGCCTTTGAGAAAAGAACAAGAACAGAGGGAGGAGAAAGAAGAACTGGTCGGGCTGGGCTGGGCGCGCGCGGccaaacttaagtggatgtgtggcgcccttgccacgggcgccacactttcaaagtgtggcgccggcgacagcggcgccactcgtgctgccacgtcgggtcggggtcaccagctcagcgtcgacgggccacgtcggatgggtgtgtggcgccagggccaggggcgccacatgggcatgtgtggcgcccgtgaggggggcgccacacaaaatggttagatccgtgaaatagtttcgccggagggtcagtctgtgctatagtttgacaaaagggttatttttgtgcaaatcgccactCGAAATATGGTGCTTTGGATAAGTGTCAGCTTGTGAGATGGCTTCATACTACACAAGTATAGCTAATGGCTTTTTTTTCCTTGCACATGGAATAAATCTAATTGTAAAAACATCTAGAATTAGTTGTGAGTATAGTATTGGTTGGTATCGACAACAAAAATTGTTGACGGTTTTCAATTTTTTTGCAATAGTTGAAGTTTTCCATATTCttagaaaaaacaaagaaaaagatGTGGCAGCCTTCCTTCGCAACCTAGACCATGTGTTAGACGAGTGCCAAAACTATGTGCCAATCTCTCGTgaaacaaaagaagaagaaaaaacgaTACCGCATTGAAGTTCTCAAATCTTTCGTATATACGAGATCTCCCAATAACTCTAGCCAATAAATTCTTACCATGTAAAATGCAACTCCAGCATAGCACGAAACAACTCATCCAATTGAACCAATTATAGGAATATAAGCAAGAAAAAGGTCGTCCCCTTTCCAGCTAGGAAGCAACCCCAAACGGCTAGTTTCCGGCCCCGTAAAATCTCAGCCGTCCGATCCCCCGCTCCCTACCGTTGATCTCCGAAACCCTGCCGACCGTTGGAGCCGCTCCTCCTCCGCTCCGCCTAAAGCCACGCCGCCGACCAGACGCCGCCCGTCGTTATATCCCCTCCCTTCCGCCAGAAGCCGCCCGTCGTTATATCCGCTCCAAGATCCATCCATCACGCTCACGCCACCGATTAACCAAGGCAAGaaggcagagagagagagagtgacgcAAGAAACGCCGTAGAGCACGCCGGAGCCGTGGCTGCGCTCGCCGGCGGGGAAGAGGGGTCGCGGGTTGCGCGTCTCCAGTCGTTCTTCTCCACCGTGCTCTCGGGGTTCTTTGGCCAGGGCGAGGAGGAGATGGCCACGCGCAACCAGAACGTCGCTGCCGCTCCGCAGCAGCAGCAGAACAGAGGTGAGCCAACGGATCTTGTTCTTTGGCGTGTGGTTCTTTGCCGGGGGTGGGTTCTTGGTTTTTGCTCCTTCGGCTACAAGATGAAATCCTGTACGATGGATTGGGTTTTGGCGTGCTTGGCTTGAATCTTGCTTGGTTCTTCGTTTGTTCCGGCCGGTTTCTTGAATCTTGTCTGATTTATCTTCTATTGGTCTGCAGCTTCCGAATATAGAAATCTAAAGAAATATTTGATGTATTTTTTCTCCACAATTTCTGAAGAAAGCTTAGGTTCCTTCCCAGTTTCTGTTCGATTCATTGCTCAAGAATCTACCTTCGATCTTGGTCTGAAGCTTCAGAGTAGAACTTCTGAAGAAAGATTTCGTTTTGGTGTTGATATGGCTTTTCTCGTTCTTGGTCTGTCCGACGAAGGAATCGAATTTCTCATAGTAATATTTTTTCTCGTTTCCGCGCTGCAGCGCTAGGTGGTGGTGTCCCCGCTCCGGGAAAGCAGAAGGCCGCCATGGCTGGCAGGCCCGAGACCAACAAGCCTCGGCGGGGCGTCCTGCGCGACATCGGCAACTTCGGCAACGTCCGCGTGCCCGAAGGGTAAGCAAGAAACGGACCGTACCAGTATGATTTCCCCTTATTGCTATCGAATTTTCCACTCACGCGTTCTTGGAAACGAACAGGAAGCCGCAGCTCCAGGAGCCGGTGAATGCTCACCGCCCCGTGACGAGGAACTTCGGTGCTCAACTCATTAAGAAAGCGCAGGAGAAAGCCAAGGTAGCCTTCCTGCTCCGTTCCTCCTCTATACTGATTACTGAAGCGCTAATTTGGTCTCGTGCTAATCAATCGTCGCTTTGCTTGCTGCTGCAGAATCCGGCGAGGCTGCCCAGAGTCAAGCTCGCCCCTCCTCCCGCTGAGCAcgtcatcgagatcagctccgacTCCGACGTGAGCAAGTCGACGGAGGGCAGCGTCAGCTCCGTCCGCAAGcaatcgaggaagaaggtgatcaCCACCTTTACTTCTGTGCTTTCAGCACGCTCCAAGGTGCGTCTTCTGTCCCTCAAAACACTACTCTGTTCGGCACCATGAACCTGTGCAATTAGTCTGATTGGGGTGCCATTGCAACTGCCAGTACGCGGCTCGGGAAGTGATCCAGGACATCGACAAGCTCGACGGCGACAATCAGCTCGCCGTCGTCGACTACATTGAAGATATCTACACGTTTTACAAAGTTGCCGAGGTAATCTTGTGGTCTGCTTGTGTCAGTGTCTGCAAACATTTCGATGATCAGTATCTGAAGGTTGTCATCTTTCCTTTCTTGTTGCAGAATGAGTGCCGCCCCTGCGACTACATCGAATCCCAGGTGGAGATCAACTCCAAGATGCGAGGCATCCTCGCTGACTGGATCATCGAAGTGCATCAAAAGTTCGATCTCATGCCGGAGTCCCTGTACCTTACCATGTACATCATCGACCGGTACCTCTCGATGCAGCCCGTGCTTCGGAGGGAGCTGCAGCTGGTAGGCGTCTCGGCTCTGCTGATCGCCTGCAAGTACGAGGAGATCTGGGCTCCTGAGGTACTAACAAGACTGAAGAACTTAGATCAAGTTGCACTTTCAACTGTCCATCCATCATGTTCTGAATAAATTGCTGTACACTTAATCTGCAGGTGAACGATTTCATCTTGATATCAGACAGTGCCTACACCCGGGAGCAGATACTGAGGATGGAGAAGGCTATTCTGAACAGGCTTCAATGGAACCTGACCGTTCCTacaccatatgtcttccttgtgcGCTTTGCAAAGGCGGCGTCCTCCTCTGATTCGAAGAATGATAAGGAGGTAAAGACTGAACACACCATAAGTAAATTCAGATGTATTTGCAACTGAAAGTGAGTTTGTGTGCTGAAGAAGTTTCTTTGGTTGCAGCTGGAGAACATGGTGTTCTTCTTTGCTGAGCTAGCGCTTATGCAGTACTCGCTGGTGCTGTCCAAGCCCTCCatggttgctgctgctgctgtctaCACAGCCAGGCTCACGCTTAAGAAGACACCTCTGTGGACCGACACCCTCAAGCATCATACTGGCTTCACTGAATCACAGCTGCTGTAAGCATGCACACCTACTGACTTTACTGAATTCTCTTTTTTGCTTAAATGTGTTCAGCGGTACCGACAAGCCTTTTCTGTGATGATTTCAGGGACTGTGCAAAGATCCTCGTGACCTCGCACTCGACTGCCCCTGAGAGCAAGCTGAAGGTGGTCTATAAAAAGTACTCTAGCGAGAAGCTGGGAGGGGTTGCCCTGCGCCCACCTGCAACTGAAATCTGCAAATAAAGAGGATTTCTGGGAATCGTTTTGCTTTAGAGTGTGCAATGGAAGGCGTGTCTGACACTGGATTTGTTGGTTATTTCTTGCTTTTAGAGTGCAAGGAGTGTTTAAAAACTTTGAGATAGTTGCTACGCTGTTTGGTCACAAGTCAGGATATTATCTGACTTTTGACACTACTATTAGGATTTCGTCTGCAGTCCCTGAACTGCCACTTGTGTGATAAAATACACCTTAGTATTGGTGTATAtagatgtgtttttctgaattgTATGGTGACAGTTCTGAATAAGCATGAATGGTGAACTCCCAAGTCTGTCCTGCAGAATTGCTGCTAAGGTGTTTGGTCAATATTATCTGGC
Coding sequences within it:
- the LOC127344179 gene encoding cyclin-B1-1, translating into MATRNQNVAAAPQQQQNRALGGGVPAPGKQKAAMAGRPETNKPRRGVLRDIGNFGNVRVPEGKPQLQEPVNAHRPVTRNFGAQLIKKAQEKAKNPARLPRVKLAPPPAEHVIEISSDSDVSKSTEGSVSSVRKQSRKKVITTFTSVLSARSKYAAREVIQDIDKLDGDNQLAVVDYIEDIYTFYKVAENECRPCDYIESQVEINSKMRGILADWIIEVHQKFDLMPESLYLTMYIIDRYLSMQPVLRRELQLVGVSALLIACKYEEIWAPEVNDFILISDSAYTREQILRMEKAILNRLQWNLTVPTPYVFLVRFAKAASSSDSKNDKELENMVFFFAELALMQYSLVLSKPSMVAAAAVYTARLTLKKTPLWTDTLKHHTGFTESQLLDCAKILVTSHSTAPESKLKVVYKKYSSEKLGGVALRPPATEICK